From Ananas comosus cultivar F153 linkage group 2, ASM154086v1, whole genome shotgun sequence:
CTCTTCCCTTCTTCGGCTCCACCGTCACGTATCCGCTGTACTGCACAAAATCGACACCCTCGGGCTGGCCGGGCAAAGCATCGATCTTGTCGGCCGCCATTAGCCCCTCTTGTTGGCCAACAAAAACCGGAGAAAGTGCGCCATCGGCCAATGAACACAATTCTGCAGGCCTCGAAAACATAGTGGATTTCATCAGCTTCAACAACTGCTCGACCTGCATGTTAGCTTCGTTGGTTTTTGGAAATGCGAAGAAGCATAGGAAACCGAAAAGCAAAGACAAGTACACCACCGTCATCTTCTTTTTtagttcttctttcttttctttcggtCTCTTTTATAGTTGGTTCCGGTGCTGTGGAAAGCCGGATTTACAGCTGAGGAAAAACATATCGAAAGAGAGGATtggttcctttttttcttttaaatgcaGTGCCTTAATACCTGTTTTGACCATATCTTCGGAGATCGAAGATCGTAAATGTAGTCCCTAATTGTTGTTTGGCATTTTTCATATGAACTTCAAAGAAAGTTGTGATAAGAAAAGTTATTGAGGCCCCAAAAATGTAGGCCTAGTTATGCTCACATTATTAATACACTAGGCATAAGTAGTTACACTTGGGAAAATGGTTGTAGTTACCATGTGTTGAGTTAAAGCTGATGCTAATAATGTGGTTGCTTTTATATGTCATGTAATTCACGAGTCAACCTAAGCAAATCTCGAGCCTGATAAGGCTCAGGTTGGGTTAAGATCGCGGGTCAAGAGAATATTTTCCATGCGCAATTTGGTTCGGTGCGCGatttatctaattaatgtaACTTTTCTTAATCCAAATTAACTTTAACCCGATATTTGGATCAAGTAATTAAGCAAGCAttgggccttttttttttcttgatcaCTCTGAATTGTAAAATTTACTTACAAAGTAAGTCAATTAGGTAACATCTTTACACTTGTTCACTAAAAGCAATAAAACTAATTAAAGAAAACAGAAACAATCACTaataaaagcaaaaagaaatagACAGAAACTAAAACTAAAATCGATATCCTAAACTAATTAATCGACCAAACTTATTAACTCAAATCAGGTGGAAGTATTCCTTTTAGGAAGGAATGAAACAAAACTAGGGCTCTCTCAGGTTGGTAACTTGGAACCATGTGTCCTGCTCCCCTAACTGTAGCCAAAGTTAATCCTTCATATTCCTCAACATAGCCTCCAAcctggaaacaaaaaaaagaaaaagaaaaaaaaagaatagaataTATTAAAAGCTAATCAAATATGAAATCTAAAATGTCCATACATATATTCAAATGCtcttgtttttctatttttttaaaaaacaaatgtTATGTGTTGTAGTCAAATGCTATGTGTTGTATTTCTCAACACACTTggtcatatataattttttgtttgtgaAAACAAAAAATCGATAACAATACCAACCAAAGCCTAAGTTAATAAGTAAAGGTTAGTGTGCTCCGGACGTGCATTTAACcacgtaaaatttttattagaaaaataataacaacaatgAAACCAAGTGGAATGTTATTAATTACCTCATATTTGGTGTACCATGCGCGCCATGGAGTCTTAATGGGCAGGTTAAGATCTTTAACCGAATACCTAGTCGCAGTAATAGGTACCACATCATCTACATCTCCACTGCACAAGTATTTAATGAATTATATCGCAACTTTAATTTTCcataattaatctttttatttgttctagattagcaattaattaagtttaaaaGGAAGTAATTACCTGTAAAGCCACACCCTTAATCCGCTTTGTGTTAGTTGCTTAATGGTGGGCACAGTGGAATAGGGCGCATCTACCCAAGGAAAGTCACTGGAAAATACACAATTAATAACTTGAAaatgtgcgtgtgtgtgtgtgcatatatatatgatttgatTCGGTTTAAAAAGAATGAATttgaatattagaaaaaaaaaaaacaaaagagaatccGCCAGCAAAAGCTTAGAACTTTAAAATCAGTAAACTTATATCAAATTAAAGCCAAAATATTGATAGGTTAATAGATTAGTAAAAAGATATCGTGATGAAAATTAAGGTGCAAATCATGCATACACCTTATTTATTAAATGAATAGGATTTGTCTAGTAATAACATTGGTGTGACTACTGAAAAATTTAACACCATCTGAGGTTTATTCCAGATGGTGTATTTTTGTAAAAGGATATTCTCAATAAAGAATTAAAATCGATTAAAAGTACAACGTGCTTTACAATCAAtaggtgaaaaaataaaataaaaatgtacaaaacttgAACTATGGACAATTTCGAATAGGCTATcaattctttcaaaattttggtttttctgtccatcttttaatttatttcatttgagtGATACTTTAACTtccaaatttaagttaattacttatctttgataaatttatagctGCAAAAATTGCACAAAAATATACTACGTACGTATAAATAAACAacgcattcaaaatttaaagtcaatATACTGTTTactgatttaaattaaacaaaccGAAAATTGggtagtaaaatttaaattttaagatattagatagtcaaattaaaataaataataataagaagaagaatttAGATAAAACATCCATAGTTAATTTGAGGAGGAACGAAAAGAACTTACACGCATTCGCCCCAATCTGTAGGAACTGCATGAAGGGCCTTTTGCACCGCAGGCGCATTTAGATAAGCAGTAACGTAGTTATCAATGCATGCATCATAACCTGGTATCTGCGTGTTTCAAGAGCTATTTCAGATAAAAACTAGTTAACAAGCTAGGACACGTATTATCTTTTCGAACTTGTTAATTCAACAGTGACTCCTTTTTACGATTCCTTTAACCGTTAcagctttattattattattagtattattattattattatcccgCGGGCCATAAGCAACATGtaacttaaaaaaagaaaaggatttaTAATAATGCAGGATAAATTAATCATACCTCATTGTATGAGTAAGATGTACCATTGCTATAACTAATGCAAATAGGCGCATAGACATTGTACTGATCAATATTCCCAGCCATGTTGTAGGTCTCGTTCTGAGCTTCATTGCATGCGTCTGTGTAACTCGAATTGTCGTTGAAGATGCATTCCTTCACTACCTTCGCATAAGCCTCGTCGGAGATGATCGCGTGATTCCATAAAAACTCTATCGCCCCCTTGTCGTTCATCGCATTGTCCACGTAAGCGTTGCCCACCTATAACAAATGCGCAATCGAGCAGTTTCTTAAACCCTAGACTCTAAATCCTAAATACGTGTAttcctttttctattttggtAGTTTTGGGGGAATGAATACATACGAAGATTCCTTTAAGATTGATGGCGCTTGCGTTGttgattttgttgtagtggaggATGGCGGCAGCGAGCTGAGGAATGTAGTGGCCGGCGTAGCTCTCGCCGGTGATGTAGAAGTCGCGGTTCTTGTACTGCGGGAACCGCTCAAGCCAGTTGACGAGGAACGTCAGGGAGTCCGCGGCGGTGCGCTTGTCTCCGTTGGTATCGTAATCAGAGGAAGTGTTCGAGTACGCGAATCCGACGCCGACCGGCGATTCGAGGAAGATTACATTGGCCACTGAACATGTATACAAAGGATCAAATTGAACGATCATTATTTAATTTAGAGCATTACAGTGCAAAGTTGTGACTTAGACACACAGAGTACAGagttttaaaagcacaggagtaCTTATTTTTACGACTTTTTATCTGTTGAATTGTTTCGAAATCtgtactatactattaataatgtgtcgtttttaagttttattttattaatattatacgaatttcaaaattattctgtgactaaaaaattacaaatatgttgagcttctatatttttaaaacataagaggtcaactctctctctctctctctctctctctctctctatatatatatatatatatagtaattaccGTTATTCCAAGCATGTCTATTTTTGTAAAGAGTTTTCCCGTCGCTGTTCACTCGGAAGGGGCCGAGTTCCTCCATGGCTCCATTTCCTAATGATGAGCATCCTGGTCCTGTGCTCaccacaaaataaataaataaataaataaaataaaaaacgaaaaaaacaaaaaaaaaattaaatacaagtAATTTGATGGTGAATAGGAAGGAACCGTCTCGATGGAACAACACAATTATTGACGAATCATAAAAAAGTACCTATACTATTagattctaattaattaattaatcaagtaTCTGTATGAGAGTTTTATCTTAACAATCTCATTtgaatatcatttttttaacaCTATTTTCTCCCAAAATATGTTTTGCTTTAGTACAATGACTAGGAGATTCCATGGGGGCCGCATCcaattaataataaaacaacCCACCTCTACTCATTTCTTTCTTACCAATGATAAGGAAATTTTCTAAAGGATGTAACTTAATGTTGGAAAATGCTACTTATTCTccacaaaatataatatatgcatatacaattggctattgaaaaattgaaaaatattcaAGATTACATATATGCATGATATAGACATGCAATACCATAATAACCATATGGAAACAAGTGAACAGAAcagaaatattaattaatttatcaaaaaattttgccTTGTGTGTTGTATTCATAGCAATGTTGTATTCATAATAAATGCgttctttgcttttttttttttcttttttattattaccaTAAGCTTCATAACATAAACTATTCAAACTAATCTACTTTTAATATTTGAGAAGGCTCAGAGATCAAATCTCGTAAATATTGAATTCCCATTATATAGAAATCTTTCCAAAATAAGAATCACTGCACTGTACAAAATTTCTTAATATGATGTTTACATATATATGGCATAATGCAATCATACAAAATGATACTATAAACAATACATCAAGGCTTTTAGGCTTAAAatagaaagtgaaaaagaagCAATCAGCTATTTAAGACATGacaaaatatatttgttttaaaGGACCATTAAACCATTGATTCTATATTAATCACTTTACATGATTTGGACCTAACACCTACCTATccccttcaaaaaaaaataaaaaaaaaggaaacaaatcTCATCATATATCACTAAAATCAACTTATatgccattaaaattactattgtGAATTGCGATGCACTCTAGCTAGCCACgaataaaattattcttttaagaaaaaaaaaaccttgtacTGTTTATCATCAAAATGTTATAACCAACATAGTAAATCTTTAGAGAATACTGTTTTACTAAGCGTAAGATAAGCAGAAACagaaccaaacaagcccactgcttaaaaaataaaaagaataggaGTTTACCTCCATTGAGCCAGAGAACAAGAGGCTTCACGGCAGCGCCGACAGGCGCCTCTGTGAAATAGTAGAACAGCGCCCTCCCGTTCTTCGCATTGACGGTCACGTAACCGCCGTACTGACCGAACGGCAGATACCCGTGCTTTGGCTGGCCGGGCAGTGCCTCGATCTTGTCGCCCTCGGCCGACCCATCCTGCGGGACGACGACGTCGCGCTTCACAATCTCCGAGGCATCaaaagccgccgccgccgagtcACGCCTCTCGAGCGCCCACGACGCCTTTTTTGCGTCAATCAGCCTCCGCAGCTGGTCCTTCTGTCGGGCTTCGACGTTGGCTGCGACGAAGATGGTGATGAGCAGCAAAGAGACGCGTAGAACCCTCATCTTATATATCTTatcttataaattaattaatcatgcgGATTAATGAGTAGGGAAATGATACGAGCATGGGTGCTTATATATAGAGGGAGATGATACATAAGGAAGTTTTAAAGATatatgagaagagagagagagagagtcgtaGAAACGAATTGAGTGCATGTAGATAAGTATTATTAGATGGACCCTAATAACTTATTTCCATATGTGTAATGGAATAGCTGGATCCttatagatatttaaatttaaacttaagtttttgGCGAAAAATTCTGGGTACTATTTGAAATACAAAAGTATTCCGGAATCTGTTATGGAATAGTTAACAATTGATAACTGtttcctaaatttaaaattaaggttaaatttatatatatatatatatataaaatttagctagaatatttttagaaacaccaccttttttatacttttaagttttttacccttggatctactccttgattattaatagtctttggatcaaacactattccacctaccaccacctaccaccatcatcccaatcctacatttcttcatccaaaggttaaCAACTCAAAAGCATCATCTTTTTGGTGCTTCtgaaagtattctaactcaactatatatatatatagaatactcaactatatatatatatatatatatatatatatatatagttgagctagaatactatcgatagcaagcGGGCTCCATtgtcatccatttattttcgatgataaagcttccaaattgacgatcggcaccgttgaacatgatctataccacttgaagtgtttagaaatcaaattttaaattttttcgacatcatttacctaataatcaaagggtttcaaaattttacattttatggTCGATATGACGGCGCGCGTTCTCTCCGTCTTATCAACGGCTGTTAACCGATCACCAATCAATTAACTTTTTGTTGACGAAAATTCTCTCtaaactaatttttataatcaaCTGATCTGGGTGAGTGCTTCCTTTGATCGCTTGGGATGTGATGAAGACTCTGCTACTGCGatcattttttaatataatattatctcGCTCATTTCCAGTCCTGTCtttatttcctctctctctgttgtaactcgatggataagagacaATATCGATAATGTATGAAATTGATTACTAAAcaattcaagtggtatagatcatgttcaacgtgcCGATCGATCGATTGGTAGGCTTCACATTCATCGAACAACAAAATTAGTGGACAAAAGAGCCCTGTTTGCCTTATTCGATAGCTATTCTagcctcaactatatatatatatatatactatatatatactaccctatatataatactatatattttcatatatctTATACGTATAGTACTAACTCATAGTCCTTGGAGCCCCTATCCTTCTGACCACCTCCCCcccttctttctcctcctctctctctcctcctcccttcTCTCCCCTAAAATCGCCCACCTTAGGGTCTCTCTCCGTCTTGCCCTCCTCCCGTTGCTTTTCATTGAATTTTtaccttggatggagagatataggattgagatgatggtggtagataGTGaaaggtggtggtaggtggaatagtgtttgatctaatagctattaataatcaaggtgtgaatccaagggctagaaacttaaaagcaccaaggggttagtgcttctaaaagtattctagctcaattctatatatatatatttatatatatatagagtccagctactatactcttatgagtacaatcactctggtactcataagttgttttcaatgatagatcttccgaatcgacgatccacaccattaaacgttatctagagtatttaaaatatttagaaattaaattttataatttttggatattatttaccttacgatcaaaaggtcacaaaattgacaatttttaacggtcggtatgagatatttgctagtttaacggtgtaaaaaaatcaaaatcagttgaatttttgatagaaaattctattcactatatagataaagatcaataacttcgatcttaaattgaaggattcgatcatccatttttacatcatcgttcgattttgaccgttcattttatacccgcttaatggactttataatgatttcgaaaaattacaaaatttattttctaaaaacttcaaatactctatattatgtttaacggtgtggatcgtcgattcgaaaaccctaacatcgaaaataacttatgagtacgaggggctctatactcataagagtatagtagccctactctctctctctctctctctctctctctatatatatatatatatatatatagtccggctactatactatagatagtacaaagcctttggtactattgagttttctaccgttagatctaccctttgatcatttccacccgttagattatactattaaaccaatcacccactcaaccctacgggACCATTAttaatttaaccggggaccactatcatcctaaccgcacatcttttcatccaacagccgaaaactcaatagtaccaatgaCTCAGTactattattgatagtatagtaggaTAATTCTATACTAGTGAAGGTACCCGCGCTATGCGGCTGATCGATTTCATAGAAGTAGATGATCAATTTTCATAGAAGCGATAAATCGAAAAGTAGTCGATAGTAGCAAAAATGaacaaatgagaaaatataaacaattagCAATAATTGGTGGTACACAAACATACCAACAGTTAAGAACCAATAGTCAGCAGTAATAATGAACAAAGTAGCGCATTAGCAGTAAACAAAAACATATAGTTGAGGAGAAGTAAACAATGGAGCAATTGAAGAACCCCCAAACTAGAGTTAAAACATCAAAAACAATCTAGTAACTTTACATTAGGTAGAAAGTGATGCATATCTGGAAGCTTGAGTGTTCTTGTTACCCAGTCATCACTTCGATCAACGGCATTGCCTGCGCCAAGATTGTCGTCCTCCacctctaccaccaccacgCCTGTGCCGCTGGCTCATCCACCTCGTCTTCCTCCACCGTACGATCCAACCCCTATTATTTCAGACCCTATTCCCTCGCGCGTCACACTCGCCGCACCCACCAAAGGTTCCTCACTGATGGCGGGGAGGATGGGTCTGGCAACTCTTTTTTCGGCGATGGCAATAGCAACGACAGCCCCTTCGGTAGCAGCGGAGCGGCGGAGGGTGGGGCTCTAGCGACGGCGGAGTGGGCATGTAGGAGCGTGTCAaatctaaagagagagagagagtgagagagaaaagatgGAAGACGACATATCGTAAAATTGCAtagtaaagaaattaaaaataagaagaatgcgaacacattaattataaaataatggaTAGGAATGTGAAAAGGTGGCAACACTTAAtagtaacaaaataaaacttttgaaaGTGAAACCTattctaatatataatttaaataagaatatgaaaagaatgatcaaaataaatttgtatacATTTGAAGGTATTGACActatcattattttatttaattgaatccacaattataaaaagaatcaAAGCTATTTTGTaaaagaatttcttttttttatagtatgAATTTTATATTCACAATTCACTCTTGatgtgttaaaaataaaattatattgttcatATAAGGTTGTggattttaattaggttttttaaaacttttttaaaaaaaccaaaaacgcCTTTTGCAATGTTCATGTCAGTTACCCTGTACTTAATGCACAATTAATATGTTTCTCAATAgtattaattaagttatttaataaaatctaaGATTCATCagtttcatatattttcttaactttttatTAGCATTAGTCATTTGCATTAACCTATTCTCCCAAAATAAGGAGGGTATGCCATGTCAGCTCATGCTATTGAGCTttcatatagttatatatatatatatatatatatactcaattATATGAATTTGCACAACAGAgttaaaatttgtatttgtCCTCTTGGAAAACggcatttttattttgagaaatgaaaaatagcaaatgtatatgtatatatatatacatagtatataAGGGGTTTTACATGCAAAATTCTTCATGTTGTCACGCTTCAAacgtggaaaaaaaaaaaacaaagtaggAACAACAAAAAATCCTGTTGATCTTAGTAATGTATTTATACCTCCATTAAGCCACAAAACGAGAGGCTTCGTCGATGAATTTTGCGGAGACTCAGCAAAGTAGTAGAAGAGAGCTCTTCCCTTCTTCGGCTCCACCGTCACGTATCCGCTGTACTGCACGAAATCGACACCCTCGGGCTGGCCGGGCAAAGCATCGATCTTGTCCGCCGCCATTAGCCCCTTTTTGTTGGCCCACAAAAACCGGAGAAAGTGCACCATCGACCAACGAATGCAATTCGGCATGCCTAGAAAACATAGTGGATTTCATCAGCTTCAGCAACTGCTCGACCTGCATGTTACCTTCATTAGTTTCTGGAAATGCGAAGAAGCATAAGAAACCGAGAAGCAAAGACAAGTACACCGCCCTCATCTTCTTTCTtacttcttctttcttttcttttggtctCTTTTATAGTTTGTTCTGATGCTGTGGAAAGCCGGATTTACAGCTGAGTTAGGAAAAACATAACAAAAGAgaggtttggttttttttttcttttaaatgcaGTGCCTTAATACCTGTTTTGACCAGATCTTCGGAGATCGAATATCGTAAATAAAGTCcctaattgtttttttttttgagaaataggtagcaagctacccaCTTCATTCAATAGGAGGATGAACTAAGCTTACAGAATGGAAGCAGCCAGGGCTTCCGAAGGGGAAAGAGTAAAACAAAGTAAACAAGAGAAAGGAAAgcaaacagaaaagaaagaaaaaacaaaggaaGTCAGGAGTCAGGGGCGTTCCAGTCAGCCAAAAGTTGCGAGACTCGATCCAAACATCGGGTAGGATTGGGGAGGGTCTCGCGAAATAAGAAGCCATTCCTCTCCGACCAAATTACTCACCAGATAGCTGAAAGGAGGGACAGAGAAGAAAGTCTCTTTTTGGTGTCAGATATGTCCATCAAGTTTGACCAGAGAGCTCGAAGATCGACCGAGAACTCGGTGAGGGACTCCAACCTGATTACACTATGAAAAAGGAAACGAACGAATACACATGAAGCCATTAGGTGGTCGCAGCTTTCCAAATGATGGCCACAGAAGACACAAGATTGTGTCGGTAACCACCCATGATTGTGTAGTCTATCAACTGTGGGGATTCTCTTCCGCAGGAGCAACCATAGGAAGACTTTGATCTTGAGGGGAATTTTCAGCTTTCCAAAGTCCCTAATTGTTGTTTGGCATTTTTCATATGAACTTCAAAGAAAGTTGTGATAAGAAAAGTTATTGAGGCCCCAAAAATGTTAGACTAGTTATGCTTACATTATTAATACACTAGGCATAAGTAGTTACACTTGCGAAAATGGTTGTAGTTAACGTGTGTTGAGTTAAAGCTGAAGCTAATAATGCGGCTGCTTTTATATGTCATGTAATTCACGAGTCAACCTAACCAAATCTGGAGCCTGATAAGGCTCAGGGTGGGTTAAGATCGCGGGTCGAGAGAATATTTTCCATGCAAAATTCGGTTCAGTGCGCGATTTATCTAATTAAATGTAGCTTTCTTAATCCAAACTAACTTTAACCCGATATTTGGATCAAGTAATTAAGTAAGCATTgggcctcttttttttcttgatcaCTCTGAATTGTAAAATTTACTTGCAAAATAAATCAATTAGGTAACATCTTTACACCTGTTCACTAAAAACAATAGAACTTATTAAAGAAAACATAACCAATCActaataaaagcaaaaaaaaaaaaaaaagcagaaattaaaactaaaatcgATATCCTAACCAAATTAATCGACCAAAATATTACATTACAAtaaaattaggttatagcgacacatatttgggacacttttgtataagtgtcccatttataccaaacttttttaaaaaatctattaaggtctaaatataaaaattaatccaatcaaaaataaaagattactctactcaacccccCAATCCAGCCTATTCGGTctgattacaaacaaaaaagaaaaaaaaaaatcgatcatCATCTCCTTTTCTCCTCTCGCTCAATCCACTAAGACCCTAGACCAAGAGCCCctcactctcctcctcctccgccaccgcagctgACGAGATAGGATTCCGGCGGTTGTTaattgcttaaataagtgtcaataaattagcagcattttTTTAAGTTATACCGACATTCTTAAaatgtcactatatacctagtgaccccacatatagtaacactttttaaaagtgtcggtaatttagccagcagcacttttcttgacctataccgacatttaaaagtatcactaTGCACTGTTTTTGTTGTAATGTTAACTCCAATCAGGTGGAAGTATTCCTTTTAGGAAGGAATGAAACAAAACTACGGCTCTCTCAGGTTGGTAAGTTGGAACCATGTGTCCTGCTCCCCTAACTGTAGCCAAAGTTAATCCTTCATATTCCTCAACATAGCCTCCAAcctggaaacaaaaaaaaaaaagaaaaagaaaaagaaaaaaagaatagaataTAATAAAAGCTAATCAAATATGAAATCTAAAATGTCCATACATATATTCAAATGCTCTtgtttttctattaaaaaaaaatcaaatgttaTGTGTTGTATAGTCAAATGCTATGTGTTGTATTTCTCAACACACTTGGTCATATATAACTTTTTGTTTGTGAAAACAAAAAAGGGATAACAATACCAAACAAAGTCTAAATTAGTAAGTAAAGGTTAGTATGCTCCGGACGTGCATTTAACCACgtagaatttttattagaaaaaatcaACAACAATGAAACCAAAAGTGGAATGTTATTAATTACCTCATATTTGGTGTACCATGCGCGCCACGGAGTCTTAATGGGCAGGTTAAGATCTTTAACCGAATACCTAGTCGCAGTAATAGGTACCACATCATCTACATCTCCACTGCACAAGTATTTAATGAATTGTATCGCAACTTTAATTTTCcataattaatctttttatttgttctagattagtaattaattaggtTTAAAAGGAAGTAATATAATTACCTGTAAAGCCACACCCTTAATCCGCTTTGTGTTAGTTGCTTAATGGTGGGCACAGTGGAATAGGGCGCATCCACCCAAGGAAAGTCACTGGAAAATACACAATTAATAActggaaaatatatttttaaaaagaattcaGTTTTAAGTTTCTGCATGCATAGTCCCGTTTGATGAATTACGTACAATCAGTGACTTCGGAATTGAAATGGGTACTATTTGACAAGATGAATTAAAAAAGCCAATATAAGTTATTCATATTTAGCCCTTATAGAAATGCTATCCATATATTCTTTTTAAAGTGCAAATCATGCATGCATACACCTTATTTAGTCAATGAATAGGATTTGTATAGTAATAATATTGGTGTGACTACTGAAAAATTTTGCA
This genomic window contains:
- the LOC109727809 gene encoding uncharacterized protein LOC109727809; the encoded protein is MRALRVSLLLITVFVAATVEARQKDQLRRLIDAKKASWALERRDSAAAAFDASEIMKRDVVVPQDGSAEGDKIEALPGQPKHGYLPFGQYGGYVTVDATNGRALFYYFTEAPVGAAAKPLVLWLNGGPGCSSLGYGAMEELGPFRVNSDGKTLYKNRHAWNNVANVIFLESPVGVGFAYSNTSSDYDTNGDKRTATDSLTFLVNWLERFPQYKNRDFYITGESYAGHYIPQLAAAILHYNKINNASAINLKGIFVGNAYVDNAMNDKGAIEFLWNHAIISDEAYAKVVKECIFNDNSSYTDACNEAQNETYNMAGNIDLYNVYAPICINDSNGTSYSYKEIPGYDACIDNYVSAYLNAPAVQKALHAVPTDWGECVDFPWVDAPYSTVPTIKQLTQSGLRVWLYSGDVDDVVPITATRYSVKDLNLPIKTPWRAWYTKYEVGGYVEEYEGLTLATVRGAGHMVPTYQPERAVVLFHSFLKGILPPDWKTNEGMPNCIRWSMVHFLRFLWANKKGLMAADKIDALPGQPEGVDFVQYSGYVTVEPKKGRALFYYFAESPQNSSTKPLVLWLNGDSTYHHLSLSTTIISILYLSIQGKIPQDGSAEGDKIEALPGQPKHGYLPFGQYGGYVTVNAKNGRALFYYFTEAPVGAAVKPLVLWLNGGPGCSSLGNGAMEELGPFRVNSDGKTLYKNRHAWNNVANVIFLESPVGVGFAYSNTSSDYDTNGDKRTAADSLTFLVNWLERFPQYKNRDFYITGESYAGHYIPQLAAAILHYNKINNASAINLKGIFVGNAYVDNAMNDKGAIEFLWNHAIISDEAYAKVVKECIFNDNSSYTDACNEAQNETYNMAGNIDQYNVYAPICISYSNGTSYSYNEIPGYDACIDNYVTAYLNAPAVQKALHAVPTDWGECVDFPWVDAPYSTVPTIKQLTQSGLRVWLYSGDVDDVVPITATRYSVKDLNLPIKTPWRAWYTKYEVGGYVEEYEGLTLATVRGAGHMVPSYQPERALVLFHSFLKGILPPDLS